AGATCCTGCAGCCGTTTTACACGAGTGGAGACACAACATTCAACCCTGGGTAGAAATATGTATCTGAATTATTAATACACACATGGCGGGGTGGGTTCTGCCTTTTACTTAACAAGCAGCATTCACTTCCCCATCTGTAGTTCAACAAATACATCTGTGATTATAAATACTTAATACAGATGTCTGGAACTCACAGAGCGTCTGATCCATCTTGTCTAATTAGGTCAGGGCTATTCATAATCTGGTGTCTTCTATGCAATGCTCAAAAGCTGCAGAAATGGCTAGGAATGCCTGTAAATGCTGGCAGAATCCTGTGCCATAGATGGCGGTGAAGCTTCCAAGAAGGAAAGCTTAGGTCTGGTCTGCTTGCTTGAGGCCGTTCATTCTGGAGAGCGCAAGTCGAATTCATTTAGGATCACTTAAGGATACTGATGCGTGGCGTTTCGGTGGCGCTCTCCCGAAGCGAGTAGAGGATATCACGGCTGTTGTGGCAGCCATCCTGAAAACACCTTTGCATTGTAGAGATGTCCTCTTCTaggccagggatcctcaacgttgggcccccagatgttcttggacttcaactcccatcatccccaggcccagtggcctttggctggggattatgggagttgaagaccaagaacatctgggggcccaacgttgaggatccctgttctagGCCATCTGGGTttttttcgtttggaaaagaggtgaccacAGGTAGACATGGCAGAGGcatatacaatcatgcatggtgcagagagtggacagagagagattggtctccctctctcaaaactctagaaccagggggtcatcccgtgaacggatggccaagaaatttaggaccgacaaaaggaagtacttttccccacacagagcatcgttaatttatggaattctctgccacaggatgtggtgatgggtcatcagcttggatggctttaagcagggcttagacaaatccacagaggacaaatctatcaatggctactagtctggtgactgactagtggccacctccagcctcagaggcaggatgcctctaaatatcagatgcaggggagcaacagcaggagaaggggcatgtacatacctcttgcctgtgggctccccagaggcatctggtgggccactgtgggaaacaggatgctggactagatgggccttgggccttgtccctaccctctgtttcctgtccttcagtcagTTACCAAGCCACATATggaccttatcccatgactgctaagtgtactcaagagcctttggtggggaacattgtcaaaagctttttgcaagtccaagtatattatgtcaactgggtcacctttatccacatccctgtggacactctcaaaaaactccaaaaggttagtgaggcaagacttgcccttgtagaagccatgctggtgcgccttctgcaaggcctgttcttctataaatggaaccattttgtccttaagaacataggaaattgccatatactgagtcagaccattggtctatctagctcagtattgtctggcacAGACTGTCCTTAAgtttgctttccatcaatttacccggaacagaggttaagctaaccggcctgtagtttcctgaaCCCCATCCCCCAAAAGCATGACATTAAGATGTTGGCTACCGTTTTGCATATTTGATAGTCAGTTTGTCAGTAATGACAGCATTTGCCTGATTGATTCGTTTCCCAATGCAGACTGCTCTGTATGAACTGAGCtgatgtttttttgggggggagttcCCATTTGGATAAGTATTGCAATCGGTAGCCATTTTCTATCCAGCAAAAGAAGCTTCATTCAAGATTCCTTTTGTTACAAACCAGCCCTCTATCTCATTTCGGCGCTGTAACCAAGGAAGAAAATAGACAACTGTGACTTCCCATCTGGCAAGCACTCTGCCGTAACGGAGTATACATGAAGGACAGTTTGATAGATTTCGGCACCCAGCACAAAATGCGacagcaatcccccccccccctccagtggaACACTTGTCTTGGCAAAAAGGCTGAGCAGCAGTAGACTACATCTACAAATAAAGACTGcaggataatgaagaaaaatgcagattGATCTTGGAGCTCAGCTAGTAACAGCCAGAGGCATATGCTGAACATGCAGCCATTCAAAGGTGCTGTACAGCTTGAACATTAATTCAGAGGCTTTAATTCAGGGGTGGGAGAAAAGCAGATCAGATCTACGGGTCAATTTaggggtgggaggaaagcagaTCAAGATCTGCTGGTCAATCTCAGAGCGATTTGTAGCTTGACGCCTTTCTCAGCATCGTCTAAGCTAGGGTTGCACAACTGATGATGGGCGTTGTAACCCAACAGCAGCcgggagggccacagttgtgcaaCGTCAATCTACATTAATGGGaagcagccctccagggtttcagagaggggccTGTCCCAACCCtgtctgaagatgctgccagggactgaacccgggaccttagCCAttaagctatttatttatttatttatttatcaaacttctataccgcccaaactttcatctctgggcggttaacataaaacaatttaaacacatacaaaaagttaaaacaattcaacagtttaaaatcaaccataaaattaaaacagacaatttttaaagagctgggaaaacttgggtgaaaagatgggttttcaggtgttgttgttttttttaaattgccagagatggggagaatcgtatctctacagggagcacactccacaatcttggggcagcaaccgagaaggcccgtctcagtgcagccaccagacgagttggcagtaactggagacggacctactccgatgacctcaatgggcggtggggcttgtagtgaagaagacgctcttaaatacccaggacctaagcctaTGTTTAGGCCTTTATACGTTATaatataactagcactttgtattttgcctggaaacctattggcagccagtgaagctccatcagcagagaagtaatgtggtctctctgagatgacccagagagcaacctggttgctgcattctgaaccaactgaagtgtctggactacgtacaaaggcagccccacatagagcgcattgcaaaagTTATGACTGCTGACCCCCAACGGTTTCATTTCCCCAGCCCTTTGGGGGCTGGATGCTTTTCATCCCGCTTCCGCGAGCTtatttaacaacaaaaacaatcacAGTAATGGCTTTGCATTGGATTTTATACGCTGAGCTTGACTCAGACTGCAAGGGACAGGAATTTCGTCAGTTACCTGCAGTGCTGCGAAAGATGGGGATCCAAGCAGTCGAACCACATAAATAAACACATGAAATTACATCCACGGCCTGCCTTGTGTTCTGAATGCCGCGGTTTTCTAATGGTGTCCTTTGTCATTCTAACAGAATTGCACAACGTAAATACTGGTATTACATAAATGTTTAGCGGCGGCGGCAAAATCCAGCCTGTTAAAGAATATACCGTCGATGCACCATTATATAAATTAACATGTTGAAACGCCTGCCGGGGCCGTTCCCAAGAAGTCAAATGCCCTCTCCATGCCGAGGCCCACTGAGTTCACATGATGCAGAAAGGGTGCTCTAATCCTTCCAACTCAGGTATCTGACAACCGCACGGATGTCTATAAAAAGCCTCTCGGCTATCAGCAGTGCTCACGTGAGCTTCCCCTTGTCACATTTCATTTGGCAATTTTCCATTTCTTCTGAAGCTTCAGATCTAATCACCACGCAGGAGTTACGGGGAAGGAGATAAGAGGTATTTACTTCTTCTTCGAAAAGGAAGTGACAACAGAAATGACTTTCAGAAGCATTGGTGTTTTGACGAAAGCAGCGCTTGGGACATCCTTTTTACAAGCTCCAGTCTGGGATTAAAACTCAGCCCCAGAGAATTTAAATAATAAACTGTACAGTGGCAAAGGCGTTTGAGAAGGAACACTCATGAGCTCTGACACACTCCTTTCAATAATTTAGAAATTGCCATGCCGCGCGGCGGGTCTTCCCGCTTGCAATTATACACAGtacatttacaatatttataaatAAGTTATCACCACTGTAAACAGATCATTTTATTCGCAATCGGGACTGCCCTTACGGTAAACGCCCGCACAACTGGCGATGCCCTGGAGACAGACCAGAAATCATGAATGGGGGGGACCAACCAGGCCCACAGAGAAAGACTCTGTTTTTGCATCGGCCTCAGACTGCAAAAACAGGGTGTTGAGGAGGATTAAACAGTTTGCAGGCCATAGCACACGGCTCTTGAGCTACCTTCAGCTTGGTAGGTCACAAGCTGCGCAGGCCTTACAGCAAAGTTAATtgttattttctttttcaaaagactACAGGCCATTGGAAGATGTACCTAAAGGGAGTGTCAAGACCATGGATACTGTGGATTCTTCACTTATGCATGCTTTCCCAAGTTCACTCTTGCCCAAAGACTCTGGAGGGCTTCGGAAGAAGCTGTCTAAAAGTATATGGGCATCTTAAGCTCTAGATTTTGAAAGGTAGAGGTGCCAGAGAGGGACCAAATGGAGTTACTGCACCACCCCTGTGTCATTCTTTGCCCTGATAGCAGATGTCAACTAAGAAATCCTGCTTCCTCTAGCTATTACCACCTTAAACACAATTTTGGGTATGTTTCCAttaattgggcaaaggggcaccttttaaaggggtggctGTTTTATATTTAGCATGAATAATAGCAACTATTCCTACTGAGCCAATACAGTaccccatccagtggctgttgctagtgtctcttCTTAGACTGCaagccttttggggcagggaaccattttctcttttccttccgctatgtaaactgttttaagaAATGTTTTTTGTTTAATCATAATTAACACTTTGGATGTGACCTACAGAGTTCTCAATCCCATCTAAAGGACTATTTTACAGCCGTACCTGTGATAACCTAAGAGATCATTCGAGAACAGCTTCAAGGGTTAAGGCCAGAAACTCCAGGGAGGAAATGTAGACATGTGGAAGCTGGTTTGAGAGAAGCAATAGAAGATCGTGGTAAAAGGGAAATGTTCCTTTGCACTTCTCAGCCCTCTGCCTCTTGAGTGGACCATTGCCTGTTCAAAGCAGAAGTGGTTTGAGGAACTCATCTGCACAGATGTAAGCAGCCCCAATGTTTGACAATCAACTCCTACAGATATATCTTGGATCATTTCCACTGAGAggaccagcagcaacagtcacttctTTTCCAGTCAATATCGGGCAATTTTATGGGCTGCATAATAATCCATCTTTCCAAATACAGGTTTGGGGAGGAGGGATCAATTCAGCAGCCACTAAAAAGGGGTCATGTTGCATTAACGCCAGTAGGTTCGGCCACAAGAAGTAATGACTCTGTGATCCGCTCACAGCAAAATCCTACCACACTACAGTGAGCTGCCTTTACTTTGCACAAATGAAAGTTTCTCTCCTTCTAAGTCACAAGCAGGTAATTCGGGGAACACACTGTACAGCAAGACAGGAGGCCAAAAGATTTTGCTCCAGTGACAGAATGATTTCAGCCCGTCCAAGTGCACTAAACTTTTCACGGTCAGAATGTTCCCTGCAAGAATGGACATCTCCCACATCTAACACACCATAGCCAGGGCATCCACTGATCAATTACAGAAGTGGTCTCTTCATTTAGAAACAGCGCTAGTCAAATATTCAAGATAACGATTTGCAATCCTGTTATCACAACAGTCCTCCTTTGCCAATCCAATTGGCCAAAATGCACTTATCCTTTTGAAGTATGCTGAAAGGGGGGAAAGTCAAATAGTCACTAGTTTTTCTTTGCAGTCTGCAGTGTGGCCCAAGAGTGTAGAAATCACCCCAGCACAGAAATTTAAGAAATCTAtgttttttggttttaattgaCCGTTGTCTCATTCCTATTTCTTGCTTTCAGAAAgtaccttttctttttttggacaCACAACTTTCTCTGAACTCGCCTTGTATATAATTTGGGGCTTTAGAGAAAACGTGCCATTTTGAAACATAAAGGGGTGTGAGTCCCTCGACACTTTGGCCCCACACACGATATGAAATCtcgaaataaaatttaaaatctcTGGCCACAGGGGGTAGGTATTTCTGTGTGGCACACCCCAATCTCCATTCACCCCCTTTTTCATGTTGCCGTTTCTCTCGCTCAATCTACAGTCTTCTTCAGGGGATACCGTCTTTCCTCTGACAGCATTGCGAAGGAGGCACACCCCAGTCATACACATAAGAGAGTCGGAGTTTCACCTCCTCTTTACATAGCTTCCCTTCTTTGGCCAGAGTCTGGTGTTTCTCCAACATGTCCTCAATGCTCTGTTTATGAGTCACGATATATTTATTGTTACAACCCCGCGATTTATACTCCGTGTCAAAGCGAGGGTCATGGACCCTTTTCACATCCACCGGAGCCAGCCAGGCGCCCATGGAGACGTCCTCGCTCTGCCAGATGTTGAGGTAGTCCTGGCTGAGGCGCAGATAGTGGACCAGGTCAGCCGAGATGACATAGCCCCCGCCAAGGGCATAAGGCAGGTAGTAGTCGCAAAGGAGCCAGGCGTTCTCCTTCCACTTGCCGCCCGATTTCACTCGGCCCCTCCCAGAGAAGAAGCCCCAGTAGAGACGTCGGGGCTCCTTGGCCCTCAGTTCTTCCACAAGCACGTCCAAGCGGACAAAGGTATCGTCGTCGGCCTTGAGGACGAAACGGAAGTCCAGGTGCTGGTCGAGCCAGACGTACATGGCCAAGATTTTGGCAGTCAGGTTCTCGTAGGAGTCTCGGAGgtcggggaggagcaggaggtctTGGTGCCGGGTCTGCTCCAGCTCCAGAGTGTGCAGCTCTTCTCCGGCCAGGCCCCCGGTGCCCACCACGAAGCGGCACCAAATGTCCCGGCCCGGGGCCCGGCCAGCCGCCGAGAGCCACGTGCTCCGGATGATGCTGCGCCGCTCGGTGTACTTCGGGCCGCTGGCCACCAGCACCGCCAGGAAGGCAGTCTCCtcagggggcgggggtggggcagCGGCTGGGGGGTGAGGCCCGCCCGCCCCTCCCGAGCGGACCAGCGGCTGCTGGTGTGGAAGCCCCCAGCCGTGGGAGGGCTTGAGGCCTTCAGAGGTGCACTTGGCCAGGTAGAGCAGCACCACGCCGAAGAGAGAGAGGCCGCCCAGGCCGAGGGCCGTCTTGTGGCGGCAGAGCAGGCGGAGGAGCTTCATGAGGGTGGTGGGCGGGGCGGAGGCTCAACTGCCCCCCGAAGGCGGTTACCTGTGTAAGCGCCACCCTCTCAGGGGccaagactcctcctcctcctcaggggcggtccaaccccagaccctCCCCTCCAGGAGGCGGCCCTCTTCACAGGCTGGCTCCTCCCCTTTAGGAACCCCTGCTCTCTCAGAGGCCAAGGCTCCGTCttctgagcggggggggggacttctcaAGCTCCTCCCCTTCGGGGAACGGCCCAATGGTCTTCTCGCAGGCTAGCTGCtcccctttggggccagggcggAGCAAC
The genomic region above belongs to Hemicordylus capensis ecotype Gifberg chromosome 16, rHemCap1.1.pri, whole genome shotgun sequence and contains:
- the B3GALT6 gene encoding beta-1,3-galactosyltransferase 6, which translates into the protein MKLLRLLCRHKTALGLGGLSLFGVVLLYLAKCTSEGLKPSHGWGLPHQQPLVRSGGAGGPHPPAAAPPPPPEETAFLAVLVASGPKYTERRSIIRSTWLSAAGRAPGRDIWCRFVVGTGGLAGEELHTLELEQTRHQDLLLLPDLRDSYENLTAKILAMYVWLDQHLDFRFVLKADDDTFVRLDVLVEELRAKEPRRLYWGFFSGRGRVKSGGKWKENAWLLCDYYLPYALGGGYVISADLVHYLRLSQDYLNIWQSEDVSMGAWLAPVDVKRVHDPRFDTEYKSRGCNNKYIVTHKQSIEDMLEKHQTLAKEGKLCKEEVKLRLSYVYDWGVPPSQCCQRKDGIP